The Pochonia chlamydosporia 170 chromosome 1, whole genome shotgun sequence genome window below encodes:
- a CDS encoding opioid growth factor receptor repeat domain-containing protein → MMLNSAGQRVNGSASPAVLPTHSMSRTSSLPSPTTSRRNSPSDQKATQHLPPNQQAYPQQSPSTTNSQYVNPAPNQRPNAPSFPTPMQPPHVLASQQLRSQAPPHSHDQHAPRNDAVYPSPKVDGPQTSTSALYLQLTSLIKQIDPQTVRQAVRDCHQICLQGSEYHYSFLMKTSIHRAQPATINQTMTEFGSRVVQTSKHQLVAHLTASDIDELANQILYKASSSFLDLALAKRLETIRARSLVNALATAERLGYDVKDIVEEKRDGTEHVIPHLQHELAQYPSQHDPPPQQSFSQTAPATGASTATTEPTRSSHQFLCCNACSRPVSGQHALRYHKLKKACFNFKTYDRVGVVLCPHCGIEFTSPGGLPYHTRSNVCGNYTELNAKEIKLALKGFYEEYERQKASGFAPQKATTAHENESQPQASQPSQESGAFTAANATPGSTGKIPDAYAHLAPQDRRSLEEEMATAEAHYGGLIQKAMELPQPQRDEEVAKLKNSFNTKQSTTRRKYGVKLRERRSKAEIEAQRERLLTVGAGEKRRRRQEPLTGQTGLGSEPKRARLDQGGSSVNVERSNASKSAADSPRKRVMLADMGGLGPSAATAEHTDPTVDVPSKTQPQTQAYARPQPRPVAAGSTSPDAVSERTTVVAGGAFDQPMRLDDSTDTEDSDSEEEDGDIPASLPRKKAGMEGGVKS, encoded by the exons ATGATGCTCAACAGCGCTGGTCAAAGAGTGAACGGCtcagcatcaccagctgTGTTGCCGACTCACTCCATGTCCCGAACAAGCTCCCTACCTTCACCTACAACAAGCAGACGGAACTCGCCTTCCGACCAGAAAGCAACGCAACATTTGCCACCAAATCAACAGGCATATCCGCAGCAGTCGCCAAGCACTACCAATTCCCAATACGTCAACCCTGCTCCAAACCAACGCCCAAACGCACCATCCTTTCCAACTCCTATGCAACCACCGCACGTTTTGGCGAGTCAGCAACTGCGTTCTCAAGCACCGCCGCATTCACACGATCAACATGCCCCTAGAAATGACGCTGTGTATCCGTCTCCCAAGGTTGATGGGCCACAAACATCTACCTCGGCACTCTATCTGCAGTTGACGAGTTTGATCAAACAAATTGATCCTCAAACAGTGAGACAGGCAGTAAGAGACTGTCATCAGATTTGCTTGCAAGGTTCGGAATATCACTACTCCTTCTTG ATGAAAACTTCAATTCACAGAGCCCAACCGGCAACGATAAATCAAACCATGACTGAATTTGGTTCACGGGTTGTTCAGACATCAAAGCATCAACTCGTGGCACATCTAACAGCTTCCGATATTGATGAACTTGCAAATCAAATTCTGTACAAAGCCAGCAGTTCCTTCTTGGATCTAGCCTTGGCCAAGCGCCTAGAAACTATTCGGGCTCGTTCACTTGTCAACGCCCTGGCGACAGCAGAACGTCTTGGCTACGATGTGAAGGACATTGTTGAGGAGAAAAGAGACGGCACCGAGCATGTCATTCCGCATTTGCAGCACGAGCTGGCTCAATATCCATCACAGCACGatcctcctccccagcagTCGTTCTCGCAGACTGCGCCAGCAACGGGTGCCTCGACAGCGACAACGGAACCGACCAGAAGCTCCCACCAATTTTTGTGTTGTAATGCGTGCTCTCGCCCGGTCTCAGGTCAGCATGCGCTTCGTTAC CATAAGCTCAAAAAGGCATGCTTCAATTTCAAGACATATGATCgagttggtgttgttctCTGCCCTCACTGCGGAATCGAGTTTACATCACCAGGCGGTTTACCATACCATACAAGGTCAAATGTGTGTGGCAATTACACCGAGTTGAACGCCAAGGAAATTAAGCTGGCGCTCAAAGGTTTTTATGAAGAGTATGAACGTCAGAAAGCTTCTGGCTTTGCGCCGCAGAAGGCAACAACGGCGCACGAGAACGAGAGTCAACCACAGGCTTCGCAACCCTCACAAGAGAGTGGTGCATTTACGGCTGCCAACGCTACTCCAGGATCAACGGGGAAGATACCTGATGCATATGCGCACCTCGCGCCTCAAGACAGAAGAAGCCTCGAAGAAGAAATGGCAACAGCAGAAGCACACTATGGGGGACTGATACAAAAGGCGATGGAATTACCGCAGCCTCAGCGTGATGAAGAGGTAGCAAAACTCAAAAACAGTTTCAATACAAAGCAAAGCACGACACGCAGAAAATATGGGGTTAAGTTGCGAGAAAGACGCTCCAAGGCCGAAATTGAAGCGCAGCGTGAGCGACTTCTCACCGTTGGTGCGGGAGAAAAGCGTCGCCGGCGGCAAGAACCATTGACTGGTCAAACAGGACTTGGTTCAGAACCGAAAAGAGCCCGACTTGACCAAGGGGGTAGTTCGGTGAACGTTGAAAGATCAAATGCCTCAAAATCTGCAGCAGACTCACCTCGAAAGAGGGTAATGCTGGCAGATATGGGCGGCCTAGGTCCGTCCGCAGCGACAGCAGAGCACACAGATCCCACTGTTGATGTACCGTCGAAaactcaaccacaaacacaagCATACGCACGCCCTCAGCCGCGGCCTGTGGCTGCTGGCTCGACAAGTCCTGATGCGGTCAGCGAAAGGACTACTGTTGTGGCCGGCGGAGCCTTTGACCAGCCGATGAGGCTTGACGACAGCACTGATACTGAAGACTCGGACtccgaagaagaggacgGCGATATTCCCGCTAGCCTACCGAGGAAGAAAGCAGGGATGGAGGGAGGTGTTAAATCATAG
- a CDS encoding calpactin I heavy chain, calcium ion binding protein (similar to Trichoderma reesei QM6a XP_006962519.1) produces MSYHGYSQPYGQPPPPQQGYGQYPPPQGQYPPPQGQYPPTQGQYGQYPPPQQQGGYYQQPPPPGQYPPPAHQQPYGQPPPPQQYGAPPPAPSPYGHHSPAPPPQGHYGAPPPQHGAPPYGAPPPQQYGPPVTATPPSLGYGAPQIIQWDANPDAQALRAAMKGFGTDERALIRVLSNKDPLQIDLIRTTFDRTFKRNLIRDLKSETSGYFEDGLVQLAYGPLLADVHKLDDAMKGAGTKESVLNDILLGRSNADIKAIKGAYRQHIGRSLEADVKGDLSMKTERHFLMVLAANRAEDAEPVNPRKVDDDVMNLYKATEGRMGTDEILVCQILTSNNDNQIRAIAHTYKQKFNRDLDKVIQSEFSGHMKDALLFQLRHAVDKYMHAADLLEDSMRGMGTKDQLLVLRVVRFHWDHTTLSNVKAAYQQRYRRSLADRIDKDISGDYKRLMLACIGEHRA; encoded by the exons ATGTCGTATCACGGATACAGCCAGCCCTACGGCC AACCACCGCCACCACAGCAAGGCTACGGCCAGTATCCTCCTCCGCAAGGGCAATATCCGCCGCCGCAAGGGCAATACCCTCCAACCCAGGGACAGTACGGCCAgtatcctcctcctcagcagcaggGAGGATATTatcaacagccgcctccGCCTGGCCAGtatcctcctcctgctcaCCAGCAGCCATACGGACAACCACCTCCGCCCCAGCAATATGGTGCCCCTccgccagcgccatcaccatACGGCCATCACTCGCCAGCGCCGCCTCCTCAAGGTCATTACGGTGCTCCCCCTCCTCAGCATGGTGCTCCTCCCTATGGCGCTCCGCCTCCCCAGCAGTACGGTCCCCCTGTGACAGCGACGCCTCCGTCATTGGGATATGGTGCCCCGCAGATCATTCAATGGGATGCAAACCCAGACGCGCAGGCTTTGCGGGCTGCGATGAAGGGCTTCGGCACGGACGAGAGAGCCTTGATCCGAGTCCTATCTAACAAAGACCCGCTGCAGATCGATCTGATTCGAACAACATTTGACAGAACATTCAAGCGGAACCTCATCCGAGACTTGAAGAGCGAAACAAGTGGGTATTTCGAAGACGGTCTGGTACAGCTAGCATACGGTCCATTGCTTGCCGATGTACACAAACTGGACGATGCCATGAAGGGTGCTGGGACCAAGGAATCTGTCCTGAATGATATCCTCCTTGGTCGATCCAATGCCGacatcaaggccatcaagggCGCTTACCGCCAGCATATCGGCAGGTCATTGGAAGCTGATGTCAAAGGTGATTTGAGCATGAAGACGGAGAGGCACTTCCTCATGGTACTTGCTGCGAACAGAGCCGAGGATGCTGAACCCGTCAACCCCCGGAAGGTCGACGACGATGTAATGAACCTCTACAAGGCCACCGAGGGTAGAATGGGAACGGATGAAATCCTCGTCTGCCAAATCCTGACGAGCAACAACGATAATCAGATTCGAGCCATTGCGCATACTTATAAGCAAAAATTTAACCGTGACTTGGACAAGGTCATTCAGTCC GAATTCTCCGGACACATGAAAGATGCACTTCTCTTTCAGCTTCGCCACGCCGTGGACAAGTACATGCACGCCGCCGACCTCCTGGAAGACTCCATGCGCGGCATGGGAACCAAGGACCAGCTGCTTGTTCTCCGTGTTGTGCGTTTCCACTGGGACCACACCACGCTCTCGAACGTCAAGGCTGCATATCAACAACGATATCGCCGCAGTTTGGCGGATCGTATTGACAAGGATATTTCAGGCGATTACAAGAGACTGATGCTAGCATGCATTGGAGAGCACCGTGCATGA